From Columba livia isolate bColLiv1 breed racing homer chromosome 7, bColLiv1.pat.W.v2, whole genome shotgun sequence, one genomic window encodes:
- the LOC135579962 gene encoding ubiquitin carboxyl-terminal hydrolase 36-like — translation MAGTAKPRELLKAQRDAGEAGALGRLLSTSATKVLLHKIEFQPASHGFSGQPELLRAKYLLLNPRTEPAEHPRGAEEGQPGKQGSDRTPGRLGDGVPAPQKGLFPAGRLAMQWQRVQRIGAGLLNLGNTCFLNATLQCLTYTPPLANYLLSREHSRTCHQSGFCVTCVMQNHVTQAFANSGSVIKPVSFVRDLKKIAPHIRFGRQEDAHEFLRFTIDAMQKACLPDCTELDRQTQATTLIHQIFGGSLRSRVKCSMCKAVSDTFDPCLDLPVEITQAANVEQALELFVKPDLLGGENAYLCDKCKKKVSATKRFTIHRAPRVLTLALKRFADFTGGKITKDVGYPELLNIRPYMSQTSGDPVMYGLYAVLVHSGYSSHAGHYYCYVKASDGQWYQMNDNVVRPSNIKVVLNQQAYVLFYLRIPSPGKSSEGPVSKAASSLPGRVKLPSGSPSPKLALKAKRAAAAFPGDTAQRPKKPRSSQPPPAPRAAPGLCGPSHTSGAKAQVPRKRCWEPGPLPASPGLPEPIPGQEPWGSGENTGTPARDPRSRASASLVLAKLKAFLSARAAPQPSSTMSPPPAKKLALSDT, via the exons ATGGCGGGCACGGCGAAGCCgagggagctgctgaaagcGCAGCGGGACGCGGGCGAGGCCGGGGCGCTGGGCCGGCTGCTGAGCACCTCGGCCACgaaggtgctgctgcacaagATCGAGTTCCAGCCCGCCAGCCACGGCTTCTCCGgccagccggagctgctgcgggCCAAGTACCTGCTGCTCAACCCCCGCACCGAGCCCGCCGAGCACCCCCGCGGCGCTGAGGAGGGACAGCCGGGCAAgcagg GCAGCGACCGGACCCCGGGGCGCCTCGGGGACGGCGTCCCTGCGCCCCAGAAGGGGCTGTTCCCTGCAGGGCGCCTCGCCATGCAGTGGCAGCGTGTCCAGCGCATCGGCGCCGGGCTGCTCAACCTGGGAAACACCTGTTTCCTCAACGCCACCCTGCAGTGCCTCACGTACACGCCACCGCTCGCCAACTACCTGCTCTCCAGGGAGCACAGCCGCACCT GTCACCAAAGCGGCTTCTGCGTGACATGCGTCATGCAGAACCACGTCACGCAGGCGTTCGCGAACAGCGGCAGCGTGATAAAGCCAGTGTCCTTTGTCCGGGACCTCAAGA agatCGCCCCGCACATCCGCTTCGGCAGGCAAGAGGACGCACACGAGTTCCTCCGTTTCACCATCGATGCCATGCAGAAGGCCTGCCTGCCCGACTGCACCGA GTTGGATCGCCAGACCCAAGCCACCACCCTGATCCACCAGATCTTTGGCGGTTCCCTGCGGTCCCGTG TGAAGTGCTCGATGTGCAAAGCAGTCTCGGACACCTTTGACCCCTGTCTGGACCTGCCGGTGGAGATCACG CAAGCCGCAAACGTAGAGCAGGCACTGGAGCTGTTTGTGAAGCCAGACCTGCTGGGCGGAGAGAACGCCTACCTGTGTGACAA atgcaagaagaaagtgtcAGCAACCAAACGCTTCACCATCCACCGAGCGCCCAGGGTTCTCACGCTTGCTCTGAAGCGTTTTGCTGACTTCACCGGAGGCAAGATCACAAAG gacgTGGGCTACCCTGAGCTCCTGAACATCCGCCCGTACATGTCCCAGACCAGTGGGGATCCGGTCATGTACGGGCTCTACgcggtgctggtgcactcgGGGTACAGCAGCCACGCAGGACACTACTACTGCTACGTGAAG gCCAGCGACGGGCAGTGGTACCAAATGAATGACAACGTGGTCCGCCCCAGTAACATCAAGGTGGTCCTTAACCAGCAGGCGTATGTGCTGTTCTACCTCAG gatccccagccccgggaagagctcagagggtcccgtttccaaagctgcctccagcctgccTGGCCGTGTCAAGCTGCCTTCTGGGTCACCGTCACCCAAGCTGGCCCTGAAAGCCAAACGCGCGGCTGCAGCATTTCCCGGTGACACAGCCCAGAGGCCCAAGAAGCCGCGCTCCTCGCAGCCGCCACCCGCGCCCAGAGCGGCTCCAGGACTTTGTGGCCCCAGTCACACCAGTGGGGCCAAAGCGCAGGTTCCCCGGAAGCGCTGCTGGGAGCCCGGGCCCCTGCCCGCCTCCCCTGGGCTGCCGGAGCCCATCCCTGGCCAGGAGCCGTGGGGCAGCGGGGAGAACACCGGGACACCGGCAAGGGACCCTCGCAGCAGGGCTTctgccagcctggtgctggcaaagctgaaagccttcttgtcggccagggctgctccgcagcccagcagcaccatgtcaccaccaccGGCCAAGAAGCTGGCGCTTTCCGACACATAG
- the LOC135579986 gene encoding olfactory receptor 14A16-like, protein MSNSSSITQVLLLAFTDTRELQLLHFWLFLGIYLAALLGNGLIITTIACDQHLHTPMYFFLLNLSMLDLGSISTIVPKSMANSLWDTRTISYRGCATQLFFFLSLISVEYSLLTIMAYDRYVAICKPLHYGTLLGSRACVHMAAAAWASGFLNTFLHTVNTFSLPLCKGNAVDQFFCEIPHILKLSCSHSYLREVWLLVVSSCLVFGCFVFIVVSYVQIFRAVLRIPSEQGRHKAFSTCLPHLAVVSLFVSTGIFAHLKPPSIFSPNLDRVVSVLYSVVPPAVNPLIYSMRNKEIKDSLRKLFDQGILQYQ, encoded by the coding sequence atgtccaacagcagctccatcacccaggtcctcctcctggcattcacagacacacgggagctgcagctcttacacttctggctcttcctgggcatctacctggctgccctcctgggcaacggcctcatcatcaccaccatagcctgtgaccagcacctccacacccccatgtacttcttcctcctcaacctctccATGCTTGActtgggctccatctccaccattgtccccaaatccatggccaattccctttGGGACACCAGGACTATCTCCTATCGAGGATGTGctacacagctctttttttttctctccttgatcTCTGTTGAGTATtcccttctcaccatcatggcctatgaccgctacgttgccatctgcaaacccctgcactacgggaccctcctgggcagcagagcttgtgtccacatggcagcagctgcctgggccagtggCTTTCTCAACACTTTTCTACACACGGTCaacacattttcactgccactctgcaagggcaatgctgtggaccagttcttctgcgAAATTCCTCatatcctcaagctctcctgctcacactcctacctcagggaagtgTGGCTTCTTGTTGTTAGCTCCTGTTTAGtctttgggtgttttgtgttcattgtggtgtcctatgtgcagatcttcagggccgtgctgaggatcccctctgagcagggacggcacaaagccttttccacgtgcctccctcacctggccgtggtctccctgtttgtcagcactggtaTTTTTGCTCACCTGAAGCCCCCTTCCATCTTCTCCCCAAACCTAGATCGGGTGGTGTccgttctgtactcggtggtgcctccagcagtgaaccccctcatttACAGTATGAGGAACAAAGAGATCAAGGATTCCCTGAGGAAATTATTTGACCAAGGAATACTGCAGTATCAATAA